The following coding sequences lie in one Maribacter forsetii DSM 18668 genomic window:
- a CDS encoding MmcQ/YjbR family DNA-binding protein: MNVEEYRDYCISKKGVTESFPFNETTLVFKVMGKMFALCGLDNVPLRVNLKCDPERALALREEHDGIIEGWHMSKKHWNTVYLDKISKDLTKELIDHSYNLVVSKLTKKVKAELEAL; the protein is encoded by the coding sequence ATGAACGTTGAAGAATACCGAGATTATTGTATCTCAAAAAAAGGAGTAACAGAATCTTTTCCTTTTAATGAGACGACGCTGGTATTCAAAGTTATGGGTAAAATGTTTGCCCTTTGTGGCTTGGATAATGTTCCGCTTCGCGTTAATTTAAAATGCGACCCAGAAAGAGCTTTAGCACTTCGTGAAGAGCATGATGGCATTATTGAAGGTTGGCACATGAGTAAAAAGCATTGGAACACTGTTTACTTAGATAAAATATCCAAAGACCTTACAAAAGAACTTATTGATCATTCATACAATTTGGTGGTTTCTAAATTGACTAAGAAAGTGAAGGCGGAGTTGGAGGCGTTGTGA
- the ruvC gene encoding crossover junction endodeoxyribonuclease RuvC, translated as MANEKIILGIDPGTTIMGFGLIKVVGKKMEFIQMNELLLQKYNDPYTKLKLIFERTIELIDTYHPDEIAIEAPFFGKNVQSMLKLGRAQGVAMAAGLSRQIPITEYLPKKIKMAVTGNGNASKEQVARMLQSVLGLKTLPKNLDSTDGLAAAVCHFYNQGRVDVVGKSYSGWDAFVKQNEKRVKK; from the coding sequence TTGGCGAACGAGAAAATAATTTTGGGTATTGACCCAGGTACGACTATTATGGGTTTCGGACTCATAAAAGTGGTAGGTAAAAAAATGGAGTTTATTCAAATGAACGAATTGCTTCTTCAAAAATATAACGACCCATACACCAAATTAAAACTCATTTTTGAGCGTACTATCGAATTGATAGATACCTATCACCCAGATGAGATTGCCATTGAAGCACCTTTCTTCGGTAAGAACGTACAATCGATGCTTAAACTAGGGCGTGCACAAGGAGTTGCTATGGCAGCGGGACTATCACGTCAAATACCGATTACCGAATACCTGCCCAAAAAAATTAAAATGGCGGTAACCGGAAATGGTAATGCTAGTAAGGAACAAGTCGCTAGAATGTTACAAAGCGTATTGGGACTAAAAACACTCCCAAAAAATCTAGATAGCACTGACGGACTTGCTGCTGCCGTTTGTCATTTTTATAATCAAGGGAGAGTTGATGTGGTCGGTAAAAGTTATTCTGGCTGGGATGCTTTTGTGAAACAGAATGAGAAACGAGTTAAAAAATAG
- a CDS encoding M56 family metallopeptidase, producing the protein MIQYILECIAFQLLFLVIYDFFLKKETFFQWNRLYLIGTFVLSLILPWVKIEAFKQQVPQTFAQYPEYLWGLQNTDVVVQVQESTGWNVTWQEGVLYGGMLVAMVLFGLKIRQLYLLRKSGEKISYPLFTQIVIANSNIAFSFFKSIFIGDKVLKMKHDTIIAHELVHIKQRHTYDLLFFELMRIVGWFNPLVYVYQNRISELHEFIADAQVSKEHKSDHYEQLLAQVFQTEHISFINQFFTKSLIKKRIIMLQKSKSKKVWQLKYLLLVPMVLGMLLYTSCKMNKTTTDSQVINENDELLISEIKDKIKVNNLDMNYLYTSGLAEKYKHIDQEITKHEFFLYKVLQNEVMEKVFKGYIKENPGENIELATLQPPSTDGYNSFIGQRKAYKLMDNDLKSSVKAFGKDITFYDNSLGAYPSDFLKYKVNKTSKLSSNELQKFNELLVSLENEPDYLTNIILYDDTNVFLIKTDNKDIRGSIESRSVEIVSEEEFEDMDNVNVAFAVVEEVPIFPGCEDADDKRACFNEKMQRHIGKHFNYPQAAQDANIEGRVSTMFIISSEGKIENIKMRGPDKLLEDEVERIIEKLPEMKPGKQFGKAVNVPFSIPIQFKLDDSDSSILDEKTYGNENDVPYAVVDEVPIFPGCEDADDKRACFNEKMQQHIGKYFNYPKAARDANIEGRVNTMFIISSEGTIENIKMRGPDKLLEDEVERIITRLPEMTPGKQSGKAVNVPFSIPVQFQLQEDDTANMVSEISDDMEMEPLYYVNDRKITKLEMEAIDPNTIESIFILKDEKAIEKYGEEGKKGVVEIRIKK; encoded by the coding sequence ATGATACAATACATTTTGGAGTGCATCGCCTTTCAACTTCTTTTCTTAGTTATTTATGACTTTTTTCTAAAGAAAGAAACGTTTTTTCAATGGAATAGGCTGTATTTAATCGGAACCTTTGTTTTGTCTTTGATATTACCTTGGGTAAAAATAGAAGCTTTTAAGCAGCAAGTGCCGCAGACATTTGCCCAATACCCAGAATATTTATGGGGATTACAAAATACAGATGTAGTAGTACAGGTTCAAGAATCAACGGGTTGGAATGTGACTTGGCAAGAAGGAGTGCTGTATGGTGGAATGCTTGTAGCAATGGTGTTATTCGGATTAAAAATTAGACAGTTGTATCTATTGAGAAAAAGCGGAGAAAAGATTTCTTACCCTTTGTTTACCCAGATTGTTATAGCAAACAGCAATATTGCTTTTTCGTTCTTTAAATCCATTTTTATTGGAGATAAAGTATTGAAGATGAAACATGATACCATAATAGCTCACGAATTGGTACATATAAAACAAAGGCATACATACGATTTGTTGTTCTTTGAGTTGATGAGAATTGTAGGCTGGTTTAATCCGCTAGTGTACGTATATCAAAATCGTATTTCAGAACTACATGAATTTATTGCCGATGCTCAAGTATCAAAAGAGCATAAATCAGATCATTATGAGCAGTTGCTGGCTCAGGTTTTTCAAACCGAACATATATCATTCATCAATCAATTTTTTACAAAATCATTAATCAAAAAACGAATAATCATGTTACAAAAATCAAAATCAAAAAAAGTTTGGCAGTTGAAGTATTTGCTTCTTGTGCCAATGGTATTGGGAATGCTGCTATATACTAGTTGTAAAATGAATAAGACCACAACTGATAGTCAAGTAATCAATGAAAATGATGAGCTTTTAATTTCAGAAATAAAGGATAAAATTAAAGTGAATAATTTGGATATGAATTACTTATATACTTCTGGATTAGCGGAAAAATATAAGCATATTGACCAAGAAATTACCAAACATGAATTTTTTCTATATAAAGTCTTACAAAATGAAGTCATGGAGAAGGTATTTAAAGGTTATATTAAAGAAAATCCGGGTGAAAACATTGAGTTAGCAACGTTACAGCCACCTTCTACTGATGGATATAATAGTTTTATAGGTCAAAGAAAAGCTTATAAATTAATGGATAATGACCTAAAATCATCGGTTAAAGCATTCGGAAAGGATATTACTTTTTATGATAACAGTTTAGGGGCTTATCCATCAGATTTTCTAAAATATAAAGTAAATAAAACATCGAAGCTTAGTTCAAATGAATTACAAAAATTCAATGAATTGTTAGTTAGTTTAGAAAATGAACCTGATTATTTAACGAATATCATTCTTTATGATGACACAAATGTTTTTTTAATAAAGACCGATAATAAAGATATAAGGGGTAGTATTGAGTCTCGAAGTGTTGAGATTGTAAGTGAAGAAGAATTTGAAGATATGGATAATGTCAATGTTGCTTTTGCAGTAGTTGAGGAAGTCCCAATTTTTCCTGGTTGTGAAGATGCAGACGATAAACGTGCTTGCTTTAATGAGAAAATGCAGCGGCATATTGGTAAGCATTTTAATTATCCGCAAGCTGCCCAAGATGCTAATATAGAAGGGCGAGTAAGTACCATGTTCATTATTTCTTCAGAGGGTAAAATTGAAAATATTAAAATGCGTGGTCCTGATAAATTATTAGAAGATGAGGTAGAGCGCATTATTGAGAAGTTACCAGAAATGAAACCTGGTAAACAATTTGGCAAAGCGGTTAATGTTCCATTTTCTATTCCTATTCAATTCAAATTAGATGATAGTGATAGTTCTATACTAGATGAAAAAACATACGGAAATGAGAATGATGTTCCTTATGCTGTAGTTGATGAGGTCCCAATTTTTCCAGGCTGTGAAGATGCAGACGATAAGCGCGCTTGCTTTAATGAGAAAATGCAGCAACATATTGGTAAATATTTTAATTATCCAAAAGCAGCTAGAGATGCGAATATAGAGGGGCGAGTAAATACTATGTTCATCATTTCTTCAGAAGGCACTATTGAAAATATTAAAATGCGTGGTCCAGATAAGTTGTTAGAAGATGAGGTAGAACGCATTATTACGAGGTTACCAGAAATGACACCTGGAAAGCAATCGGGTAAGGCTGTGAACGTACCTTTTTCGATTCCGGTTCAATTTCAATTACAAGAGGATGATACTGCGAATATGGTTTCTGAAATTTCAGATGATATGGAAATGGAGCCTTTGTACTATGTTAATGATAGAAAAATCACTAAACTAGAAATGGAAGCTATTGATCCAAATACTATAGAAAGTATTTTTATTTTAAAAGATGAAAAAGCCATAGAAAAATATGGTGAAGAAGGTAAAAAGGGAGTGGTTGAAATTAGAATTAAAAAGTAA
- a CDS encoding four helix bundle protein: MQFQDLLAYKKSFALAMKIFHTSKSFPKEEKYSLTDQIRRSSRSVSANIAEAYRKRSYPKHFISKLTDSDAENSETQTWLEFALKCEYIDQITFNDFIKDSEEVGKLLNYMINNPSKFGSN, translated from the coding sequence ATGCAGTTTCAAGATTTGTTGGCTTACAAAAAGTCTTTTGCACTTGCAATGAAGATATTTCATACTTCAAAATCCTTTCCTAAAGAAGAGAAATATTCTTTGACTGACCAAATTAGACGTTCGTCTAGAAGTGTGAGCGCTAATATTGCAGAAGCCTATCGTAAAAGAAGTTATCCTAAGCACTTTATAAGTAAGTTAACTGATAGCGATGCTGAAAATTCAGAAACTCAGACTTGGCTAGAGTTTGCATTAAAATGTGAATATATTGACCAAATAACATTTAATGATTTTATAAAAGATAGTGAAGAAGTTGGTAAGCTTTTAAACTATATGATTAATAACCCAAGTAAATTTGGTTCAAACTAA
- a CDS encoding Dabb family protein: protein MTSVTFGQNDDKMTEFDANFSHTVFFWLKNPDNQADRTAFETSLRKFLDNSAYAKTQFIGKPPKASRDVVDGSFTYSLIVSFDSAESQQAYQDEAPHKVFIAESESLWSKVIVYDSISI from the coding sequence ATGACCTCTGTAACTTTTGGTCAAAATGATGATAAAATGACTGAATTCGACGCTAATTTTTCCCATACTGTATTTTTTTGGTTGAAAAACCCTGATAATCAAGCAGACCGAACTGCTTTTGAAACTTCTTTACGTAAGTTTTTAGATAACTCGGCATATGCTAAAACACAATTTATTGGCAAGCCGCCAAAAGCGAGTAGAGATGTGGTAGATGGTTCATTTACGTATTCTTTAATCGTAAGTTTCGATTCTGCTGAATCTCAGCAGGCATATCAAGACGAGGCACCGCACAAGGTGTTTATTGCCGAGTCTGAAAGCCTATGGTCTAAGGTCATCGTTTACGATTCTATTAGTATCTAA
- a CDS encoding BlaI/MecI/CopY family transcriptional regulator has product MKQLTKAEEEVMIVLWELQKCNVASIIEKLPEPKPAYNTVSTIVRILESKGFVDHEQVGKGYLYFPLVKKSDYSNQSINKLVDGYFQGSFKSMVSFFMKKNDMSLSELESVLNEIKKEKP; this is encoded by the coding sequence ATGAAGCAGTTGACAAAAGCAGAGGAAGAAGTAATGATTGTGTTATGGGAATTACAGAAATGTAACGTAGCATCGATCATTGAAAAATTACCTGAACCAAAACCGGCATATAATACCGTTTCTACAATTGTTAGAATTTTAGAAAGCAAGGGTTTTGTTGATCATGAACAAGTAGGTAAAGGATATTTGTATTTCCCTTTGGTGAAGAAATCAGATTACAGTAATCAATCCATCAACAAATTGGTAGACGGCTATTTTCAAGGTTCATTTAAAAGTATGGTGTCATTTTTTATGAAGAAGAATGATATGAGCCTATCGGAATTGGAATCTGTTTTAAATGAAATTAAAAAGGAAAAACCATGA
- a CDS encoding cyclase family protein, producing MKTIITYNANEYKIDLSKPLDISIPITNNDDNVNAWYIDAPTIEPHRETNFTGSIAAGSSTNFYDISFNPHSHGTHTECVGHISAAHQSINQHLKQFFFLAEVITITPSEEKGDLVITKDQFQKLLGGNTPKALVIRTLPNLASKRNRQYSHTNPPYILEDAMVLLKDLGVEHLLIDLPSVDKEKDDGKLLAHKAFWNFNGEVRLNATITEFIYVPNSIADGVYFVNLQVAPFENDASPSRPVLYKIE from the coding sequence ATGAAGACTATCATAACCTATAATGCCAACGAGTACAAAATAGACCTATCTAAACCCCTAGATATTTCCATACCTATTACTAATAACGATGATAATGTAAATGCTTGGTATATTGATGCTCCAACAATAGAGCCCCATAGAGAAACTAATTTTACAGGGAGTATTGCGGCAGGTTCTAGTACTAATTTTTATGATATTTCATTCAATCCGCATTCCCATGGTACGCATACGGAGTGTGTTGGTCATATTTCTGCAGCGCATCAATCTATAAATCAGCATTTAAAACAGTTTTTCTTTTTGGCTGAGGTGATTACGATTACACCATCTGAAGAAAAAGGAGATTTGGTCATTACAAAAGATCAATTTCAAAAGTTACTTGGCGGTAATACCCCAAAGGCATTAGTGATAAGAACGCTACCGAATCTGGCATCAAAACGAAATAGGCAGTATTCGCATACCAACCCGCCTTACATATTAGAGGATGCCATGGTGTTATTAAAAGATTTGGGAGTGGAGCATTTGTTGATCGACTTGCCATCTGTAGACAAGGAAAAAGATGATGGCAAGCTTCTGGCGCACAAGGCATTTTGGAACTTTAATGGAGAGGTGAGATTAAACGCTACTATTACCGAGTTTATTTATGTTCCAAATTCAATTGCTGATGGTGTGTACTTTGTAAACTTGCAGGTGGCACCTTTTGAGAATGACGCTAGCCCAAGCAGACCGGTGCTTTATAAAATAGAATAA
- a CDS encoding DUF4260 domain-containing protein, with protein sequence MRNLLKLEELALMVLGIFMFGLLGYQWWWLPVLILTPDISMLGYLLGSKIGAVCYNTFHHRGFAVLLYFVGIYFMLPIIQLIGTILFIHTAMDRIFGYGLKYDKGFKFTHLGEIGNNNG encoded by the coding sequence ATGAGAAATCTACTAAAATTAGAGGAACTCGCCTTAATGGTGTTGGGTATTTTTATGTTCGGTCTATTAGGTTATCAATGGTGGTGGTTGCCAGTTTTGATACTTACGCCAGATATTTCAATGTTGGGTTATTTACTAGGTTCCAAAATAGGTGCTGTGTGTTATAATACCTTTCACCATAGGGGATTCGCCGTACTATTATACTTTGTAGGTATTTATTTTATGTTACCCATAATACAATTAATAGGTACAATTCTTTTTATACATACCGCCATGGACCGTATCTTTGGTTACGGACTCAAATATGATAAAGGGTTTAAGTTTACGCATTTAGGCGAAATAGGAAATAACAATGGATAA
- a CDS encoding DUF456 domain-containing protein, which yields MDIFLLVLGFILMLVGILGSFLPVLPGPPISWVGLLLLYSTSAITMNWTFLGITLAIALVVFGLDYVIPAIGTKKFGGTKAGVIGTTVGLLVALIFPVLGPFGIIIWPFVGALVGELLNKADKKTATKAAFGSFLGFLTGTFLKFMVAIVYLGLFISKAWEHSNALFPFFN from the coding sequence ATGGATATATTTTTATTAGTTCTAGGCTTTATATTAATGCTCGTAGGTATTCTAGGAAGCTTTTTACCCGTTTTACCCGGACCTCCAATTAGTTGGGTAGGTTTACTGTTATTATATTCTACCAGCGCTATTACCATGAATTGGACGTTTTTAGGTATTACACTAGCTATAGCCTTAGTAGTTTTTGGATTAGATTACGTAATACCAGCCATAGGAACAAAGAAGTTTGGAGGTACGAAAGCGGGAGTTATAGGAACCACGGTAGGATTATTGGTTGCTTTAATATTCCCAGTTCTAGGACCATTCGGAATTATTATATGGCCTTTTGTGGGTGCTTTAGTAGGAGAATTACTGAATAAAGCAGACAAAAAAACCGCTACGAAAGCGGCTTTTGGTTCTTTTTTAGGATTTTTAACAGGTACATTTTTAAAATTTATGGTCGCCATTGTTTATTTGGGACTCTTCATTTCAAAAGCTTGGGAGCATAGTAATGCCCTATTTCCTTTCTTTAATTAA
- a CDS encoding ExbD/TolR family protein, with product MKNHRNPQEVNAGSMADIAFLLLIFFLVTTSIENDAGLNRIMPPDDNNAIVDIKERNLFEIRINDADLIMAEGDIIDPKNLREKVIAFIDNGGLTLEAEGYCNYCKGNRFADSSENPDKAIISLKAQRNSSYPVYVTVQNEVIAAYNELRDRESLRLFNTPYKTIYSDYYNEEINEDKKKVLKERLEIIRALYPQKILEPETVNN from the coding sequence ATGAAAAACCACAGAAACCCTCAAGAAGTAAATGCCGGGTCAATGGCTGACATCGCTTTTTTATTACTCATCTTTTTCTTAGTTACCACTTCTATAGAAAATGATGCGGGACTAAACCGTATTATGCCTCCTGATGATAATAATGCTATTGTAGATATCAAAGAGAGAAACCTTTTTGAAATCCGCATAAATGATGCTGATTTAATAATGGCAGAAGGAGATATTATAGACCCTAAAAACCTTAGAGAGAAAGTAATCGCGTTTATTGATAACGGAGGATTAACATTAGAAGCAGAAGGATATTGTAATTATTGTAAAGGAAATAGATTCGCAGATTCCTCTGAGAATCCTGATAAAGCTATTATTTCTTTAAAGGCACAGCGTAATAGTAGTTATCCGGTTTATGTAACTGTGCAAAATGAAGTTATTGCAGCTTATAATGAATTACGAGATAGAGAGAGCTTACGATTGTTCAATACTCCTTATAAAACCATTTATTCCGATTATTACAATGAAGAAATTAACGAGGATAAAAAGAAAGTTTTGAAAGAACGACTGGAAATAATAAGAGCACTTTATCCACAGAAAATTCTAGAACCAGAAACCGTAAATAACTAA
- a CDS encoding DUF4230 domain-containing protein, translated as MDNIFDTILGLVLGAIGMYWLFNFFKGKKSKEITTHQSTVLLEKMKSVCKLISVEGEFAEIYQYENVKDFMSLVSSKKKALVVIKAKAHIGYDLSKLLMHADEKKKKIVLDNFPQPEVLSIEPELEFYDIKSGFFNFFAPDDLTKLNAEAKAHIKEKIPESGLMDNARKEALQTVLIMEKIVETIGWTLDYSALKIPQKQIELLEEKQ; from the coding sequence ATGGATAATATATTTGATACGATTCTCGGTCTGGTTTTAGGGGCTATTGGCATGTATTGGCTTTTTAATTTTTTTAAAGGCAAGAAAAGTAAAGAGATTACAACACACCAATCTACCGTGTTGTTAGAGAAGATGAAAAGTGTTTGCAAATTGATATCTGTAGAAGGTGAATTTGCAGAAATCTACCAGTATGAAAATGTAAAAGATTTCATGAGTTTGGTGAGTAGTAAAAAGAAGGCTTTGGTAGTTATAAAAGCTAAAGCACATATAGGCTATGATCTAAGTAAACTTTTAATGCATGCCGATGAGAAAAAGAAAAAAATAGTTCTTGATAATTTTCCGCAACCGGAAGTACTAAGTATTGAACCAGAACTGGAGTTTTATGATATTAAAAGTGGATTTTTTAACTTTTTTGCTCCAGATGATTTAACCAAATTAAATGCGGAAGCCAAAGCACATATAAAGGAAAAGATTCCTGAAAGCGGACTAATGGATAACGCAAGAAAAGAAGCCTTGCAGACAGTTTTGATAATGGAAAAAATTGTAGAGACCATAGGTTGGACATTAGATTATTCCGCACTTAAAATTCCGCAGAAACAAATAGAATTACTCGAAGAAAAACAATAA
- a CDS encoding DUF2199 domain-containing protein — protein MFWKRKKKVPPAFTCSECGKIHSDWPALAFNSPTNYHNLSDKEKQEIGKLDTDFCEIHHPDQIDRFIRVTLTQKVNDICETLEYGLWVSLSEKSYSDYKENYNNSNHEVGYFGWLCSNIAEYGNTLSIPCDVITKTGNSRPEIFPHQDFDHPLVKDYYEGISKKEAVNRIDEMLNNIG, from the coding sequence ATGTTTTGGAAAAGAAAAAAGAAAGTACCACCTGCATTTACATGCTCCGAATGCGGAAAAATACATTCTGATTGGCCAGCTTTAGCTTTTAATTCTCCTACTAACTATCATAATCTTTCTGATAAGGAAAAACAAGAAATAGGAAAACTGGATACGGATTTTTGTGAAATTCATCATCCTGACCAAATTGACCGTTTCATTAGGGTGACGCTTACCCAAAAAGTAAATGATATTTGTGAAACTCTTGAATATGGTCTTTGGGTTTCCTTAAGTGAAAAAAGTTATTCTGATTATAAGGAGAATTATAATAATTCTAATCATGAAGTGGGATATTTTGGGTGGTTATGTAGTAATATTGCTGAATATGGAAACACGCTTTCAATTCCTTGTGATGTTATAACTAAAACAGGTAATAGTAGACCTGAGATTTTTCCACATCAAGATTTTGACCATCCTTTAGTTAAAGACTATTATGAGGGTATTTCTAAAAAAGAAGCAGTAAATCGTATAGATGAAATGCTTAATAATATAGGGTAA
- the hemW gene encoding radical SAM family heme chaperone HemW, whose product MSGIYIHIPFCKQACHYCDFHFSTTMGKKEAMVKALSKELELRKKEFKGEQVATIYFGGGTPSVLETKEIEQLIEAVREHYNVVDNPEITLEANPDDLSEEKILQLAVSPINRLSIGIQSFFEEDLKLMNRAHNALEAEKCLQLASQHFDNISIDLIYGMPNMTLERWKQNINKALDFNIPHISSYALTVEPKTALAKFVDDGLITPTSDEETQEHFNLLNDTLLAAGFDCYEISNFGKPGYYSQNNSAYWQQKKYIGIGPSAHSFDGVRRGWNINNNPKYIKSIEQNILPMEVEVLSSTDKYNEYVMTGLRTIWGVSLARISTEFGPQYKEYALMQADKFLEEHLLFVDGDILKTTKKGMFLADGIAADLFMLNLK is encoded by the coding sequence ATGTCCGGTATCTACATCCACATACCATTTTGCAAGCAGGCTTGTCACTATTGTGATTTCCATTTTTCTACCACTATGGGAAAGAAAGAGGCGATGGTGAAAGCATTGAGCAAAGAGCTAGAGCTCCGAAAAAAAGAGTTTAAAGGCGAGCAAGTAGCTACTATCTATTTTGGTGGAGGTACACCTTCTGTTTTAGAAACTAAGGAAATTGAGCAATTGATAGAAGCGGTTCGTGAACATTATAATGTTGTAGACAATCCGGAAATTACGTTAGAGGCGAATCCTGATGATTTATCCGAAGAGAAAATACTACAACTGGCAGTCAGTCCTATAAATCGTTTAAGTATAGGCATTCAATCATTTTTTGAGGAAGATTTAAAATTGATGAACAGGGCACATAATGCTTTGGAAGCTGAAAAGTGTTTGCAATTGGCGAGTCAGCATTTCGATAATATTTCCATCGATCTTATTTATGGAATGCCCAATATGACTTTAGAACGCTGGAAGCAAAATATTAATAAAGCACTTGATTTTAATATTCCCCATATCTCTAGTTATGCCCTTACGGTAGAGCCCAAAACGGCACTTGCGAAGTTCGTGGATGATGGGTTGATTACGCCTACATCTGACGAAGAAACGCAAGAGCATTTTAACCTGCTGAACGATACTTTGCTTGCAGCAGGATTCGATTGTTATGAGATTTCCAATTTTGGAAAACCAGGGTATTATTCTCAAAATAATTCCGCCTACTGGCAGCAGAAAAAATATATAGGCATTGGTCCGTCCGCTCATTCTTTTGATGGAGTGCGTAGAGGATGGAATATCAATAATAACCCTAAGTATATAAAATCCATAGAGCAGAATATATTACCTATGGAGGTGGAAGTACTTTCTTCGACCGATAAATATAACGAGTATGTGATGACAGGCTTGCGGACTATCTGGGGTGTGTCTCTTGCTAGAATATCAACTGAATTCGGACCTCAATACAAAGAATATGCGCTAATGCAAGCCGATAAGTTTCTAGAAGAGCATTTACTTTTTGTTGATGGTGACATTCTGAAGACCACTAAAAAAGGGATGTTTCTAGCAGACGGCATTGCGGCAGATTTGTTTATGTTGAATTTGAAATAG
- a CDS encoding tetratricopeptide repeat protein, translated as MKHLFIFTLLLLQIKVEAQTSALAIADSLYTLGNYSKAINEYSKVGGLSAALQIARSYNAVGNYEKAIIQYQYVVDEDVENQLAQFELGKLLLKVNRFDEAKPVFINLSNLNTTNPEFQFYLGEVNRHLDAADSSLKHYEKAIKLDSTHLRSLFQLAKHYTIKQERDNALKYILQGLDYYENDVSLINLHALVLFNDSQFEKAIPLFERLLELGEDKDYVYEKLGISYRRNWEFKKAKEAYAILLKRDDTNSQTYFDLASVYQKESKLDSAKIYINKAMAVQKPIFANGYNQLAYIAREQKDLEKAFKLFERAHKEDTSNAFIYYNIATTYDQFGTDLKKKLGYYENFLKNYPNQHPYYYETAKKRISELKEEIHFTKD; from the coding sequence GTGAAGCATCTTTTTATATTTACACTGCTATTATTACAGATTAAAGTCGAGGCTCAAACCTCGGCTTTAGCTATTGCTGATAGCTTATATACTTTAGGGAATTATTCAAAGGCGATTAATGAATATTCCAAAGTTGGCGGACTTTCTGCTGCGCTTCAGATAGCAAGAAGTTACAATGCCGTTGGCAATTATGAAAAAGCTATTATACAGTATCAATATGTGGTCGATGAAGATGTTGAAAATCAACTCGCACAATTTGAACTTGGAAAATTATTGCTGAAAGTAAATAGGTTTGACGAGGCAAAACCTGTGTTTATCAATTTGTCCAATCTCAATACAACTAATCCGGAATTTCAATTTTATTTGGGGGAAGTCAATCGTCATTTAGATGCTGCAGACTCAAGTTTAAAACATTACGAAAAAGCAATTAAATTAGATAGTACACATCTTAGAAGTCTGTTTCAGCTTGCAAAACATTACACTATTAAGCAAGAGCGCGATAATGCTTTAAAATACATTTTACAGGGTTTGGATTATTATGAGAATGATGTCTCTCTCATTAATTTACATGCATTGGTACTATTTAATGATTCTCAATTCGAGAAAGCAATTCCTTTATTCGAACGGCTTTTAGAATTAGGAGAGGATAAAGATTACGTCTATGAAAAACTAGGCATTTCCTATAGGCGAAATTGGGAGTTTAAAAAGGCTAAAGAAGCTTATGCCATTTTATTGAAGAGAGATGATACCAATTCACAGACGTATTTTGACCTAGCCAGTGTTTATCAGAAAGAAAGCAAATTAGACAGCGCTAAAATTTATATTAACAAAGCAATGGCTGTTCAAAAACCCATTTTTGCAAATGGCTATAATCAATTGGCATATATCGCCCGTGAGCAAAAAGATTTAGAAAAGGCGTTCAAATTATTCGAAAGAGCACATAAAGAAGATACATCTAATGCGTTTATCTATTACAATATAGCCACCACGTACGATCAGTTTGGTACTGACTTGAAGAAGAAATTAGGCTATTATGAGAATTTCTTGAAAAATTATCCGAATCAGCATCCGTACTATTATGAAACTGCCAAAAAACGTATTTCTGAGTTAAAGGAAGAAATCCATTTTACCAAAGATTAA